A single window of Sphingobacterium sp. ML3W DNA harbors:
- a CDS encoding glycoside hydrolase family 30 protein, producing MIYSLLLSCLITTTSCNHDSYTPSSNESIKDKGDVTIYTTTNTRSQDFNKGFVDFSTKFNMSPNTITIDPKQKFQTMDGFGAAVTGSTCYNLMKMKQEDRTKFLTETFSDQNGMGMNYIRIAIGCSDFSLSEYTCWDTEGKENFALQSEEKQYILPVLKEILAINPSIKIMGSPWTPPKWMKVNNLTDLKPFDSWTSGQLNPKYYQDYGWYFVQWLQAMKKEGINISSITVQNEPLNRGNSASLYMTWEEQQAFIKQALGPQLKASDLNTKIYAFDHNYNYDNIADQNDYPVKIYNDAAAAAFITGAAFHNYGGDKAELLDIHSQRPDKELVFTETSIGEWNDGRNLEKRLMEDMREVALGTVNNWSKAVIVWNLMLDTDKGPNRDGGCQTCYGAVDVSTSNFKSITRNSHYYIVGHLSSVVKSGAVRIGASGYTAEGLVYTAFQNQDGSYAIVLLNDADENRNITINDAKNHFSYEVPAKSVVSYRWAN from the coding sequence ATGATATATTCACTCTTGTTGTCTTGTTTAATCACCACAACATCATGTAACCACGATAGCTATACTCCTTCTTCAAATGAATCGATAAAAGATAAGGGGGATGTGACGATTTATACAACCACAAATACCCGTTCTCAGGATTTTAATAAAGGCTTTGTGGATTTCAGTACAAAGTTTAACATGTCTCCCAATACCATAACGATAGATCCGAAACAGAAATTCCAGACAATGGATGGTTTTGGTGCTGCGGTAACGGGATCTACTTGCTATAATCTGATGAAGATGAAACAAGAAGATCGTACAAAATTCTTGACAGAAACTTTCTCTGATCAAAATGGTATGGGTATGAACTATATACGAATTGCCATTGGTTGTTCGGATTTTTCATTAAGTGAGTATACCTGTTGGGATACGGAAGGTAAAGAAAATTTTGCTTTACAATCGGAAGAAAAGCAGTACATCCTACCAGTGCTAAAAGAAATATTAGCCATCAATCCATCGATTAAGATCATGGGATCTCCATGGACACCACCTAAATGGATGAAAGTAAATAATTTGACCGATCTAAAACCTTTTGACTCATGGACTAGTGGCCAGTTGAATCCTAAGTATTATCAAGATTATGGTTGGTATTTTGTACAATGGCTACAGGCAATGAAAAAGGAAGGAATCAATATTTCTTCCATAACGGTTCAAAATGAACCCTTAAATAGGGGGAATTCAGCTTCTTTATATATGACATGGGAAGAGCAACAAGCTTTTATCAAACAAGCATTGGGACCGCAATTGAAAGCATCTGATTTAAACACAAAGATTTATGCATTTGATCATAATTACAATTATGATAACATCGCTGATCAAAATGATTATCCTGTAAAAATCTATAATGATGCTGCCGCAGCAGCTTTTATAACTGGAGCAGCATTTCACAATTATGGTGGAGATAAAGCCGAATTGTTGGATATTCATAGTCAACGTCCTGATAAGGAACTTGTTTTTACAGAAACATCCATCGGTGAATGGAATGACGGTCGTAATCTCGAAAAAAGATTAATGGAAGATATGCGCGAGGTAGCGCTTGGGACGGTTAATAACTGGAGTAAAGCGGTTATTGTATGGAACTTAATGTTAGATACAGATAAAGGACCAAATCGCGATGGAGGCTGCCAGACTTGTTATGGTGCTGTGGATGTCAGTACATCTAATTTTAAATCCATCACACGTAATTCACATTACTACATTGTTGGTCATCTTTCATCGGTAGTGAAATCGGGGGCAGTACGTATTGGAGCAAGTGGTTATACCGCAGAGGGATTGGTCTACACCGCTTTCCAAAATCAGGATGGCTCTTATGCAATCGTGCTGCTGAATGATGCTGATGAGAATAGAAATATTACGATTAACGATGCCAAGAATCACTTTAGCTATGAAGTACCTGCTAAATCTGTGGTTTCTTATCGATGGGCCAATTAA
- a CDS encoding DUF5125 domain-containing protein: MKRLILNILLGAAAISVLYSCKKDEKYSYQVGHPQLEVKSAVSSAHFGDSLSFQLHATDQEIALSTVKVQLFYTDDQVSETVIRTKNNGDYSGKIFIPFYKNIPNGKATLKFILQNISQKVTEQSFEIDLSRPDFPYLDLVTESRSYRMEKIGPNEYAATENFPNAVKAYIQTPKVGTEGNVINFGWVNNSVDEGSTAEIPFTNLTSGVYSIQFNTLTYAAAPFINIYMNGILFSRVDDEYFKGELELKNGTAVEIDGIEDLTDWWIDSDYFTKKADGAMSFNGINGKYRVTADFKLKYFIVEAMDGNNLAKLKDDGTGAIWIIGDGVGKPNVTNNQVGWNPGKALCMLPIGGQKYQITVKAGESIHTDNINFKFFHQKDWGGEFGAENISTDSDLFFIGNGSNGRDNGNLGIVVGKTLTLNDTYILTVDLSQGNSKAILKVVKK, encoded by the coding sequence ATGAAAAGACTTATTTTAAATATTCTCCTTGGTGCTGCAGCCATTTCGGTATTGTATTCTTGTAAAAAGGATGAGAAATATTCCTATCAAGTCGGTCATCCGCAGCTCGAAGTGAAGTCAGCTGTTTCATCAGCTCACTTTGGAGACAGTTTATCCTTTCAGCTTCACGCTACAGATCAAGAAATCGCTTTATCTACTGTAAAAGTCCAATTGTTCTATACAGATGACCAGGTTTCTGAAACGGTCATCCGTACAAAAAATAATGGGGATTATAGTGGAAAAATATTCATTCCATTTTATAAAAATATCCCAAATGGGAAAGCGACATTAAAATTTATCCTACAGAATATCAGTCAAAAAGTGACTGAACAATCTTTTGAGATTGATTTGAGTAGACCTGATTTTCCTTATTTGGATTTGGTGACAGAATCAAGATCTTACCGTATGGAAAAAATCGGTCCAAATGAATATGCTGCGACAGAAAACTTTCCAAATGCCGTAAAGGCATATATTCAAACACCAAAGGTAGGCACGGAAGGTAATGTTATAAATTTTGGATGGGTTAATAATAGCGTAGATGAAGGTTCTACTGCAGAAATACCTTTTACAAATTTAACTTCTGGAGTCTATAGTATACAATTCAATACCCTTACGTATGCAGCTGCGCCATTTATCAATATCTATATGAATGGAATTTTATTCAGTCGTGTGGACGATGAGTACTTCAAAGGAGAATTGGAGTTGAAAAATGGGACAGCTGTTGAGATAGATGGGATCGAAGATTTAACGGACTGGTGGATCGATTCAGATTACTTCACTAAAAAAGCTGATGGAGCGATGAGTTTCAATGGTATAAATGGTAAGTATCGGGTGACAGCAGATTTTAAATTAAAATACTTCATTGTAGAAGCAATGGATGGCAATAATTTAGCAAAACTGAAGGATGATGGTACAGGGGCTATTTGGATCATTGGCGATGGAGTTGGCAAACCAAACGTGACAAACAATCAGGTAGGTTGGAATCCAGGTAAGGCTTTATGTATGCTGCCTATCGGAGGTCAGAAATATCAAATAACGGTCAAAGCGGGAGAGTCAATCCATACCGATAATATCAATTTTAAATTTTTTCATCAAAAAGATTGGGGAGGTGAGTTCGGCGCTGAAAATATCAGTACGGATAGTGATTTATTTTTTATAGGTAATGGGTCAAATGGCCGTGATAATGGTAATCTTGGGATTGTTGTAGGAAAAACACTTACGTTAAATGATACGTATATCTTGACCGTAGATTTAAGTCAAGGAAATAGTAAAGCAATTTTAAAGGTCGTAAAAAAATAG